The following proteins are encoded in a genomic region of Brachypodium distachyon strain Bd21 chromosome 1, Brachypodium_distachyon_v3.0, whole genome shotgun sequence:
- the LOC104582213 gene encoding uncharacterized protein LOC104582213 — translation MYYSSQFLCLEPPFSFSSIVRWFSEIFRLEFRVCAGKVRKLQKVSALDEKRREKLPLELKQKVSYDILQKLRDLGENTNTTEQQEAIYSWRIEKLKDIRSPSAQNLSNLVLSSKESRMLKQASEHNWDMLREDIGLWEPVNVWHTEHDDKPQNEPEEEEIIAGLPLPPECNAELHSDYGGAAVRWGLTHHKESAADCCQACLDQAKRAKPGALRCNIWVYCSSEYGCYSPDKYEHKHQEC, via the exons ATGTACTATTCTTCACAATTCTTATGTCTAGAACCCCCCTTTTCATTTAGTAGTATTGTACGgtggttttctgaaatttttcgTTTGGAATTTCGCGTCTGCGCTGGGAAGGTGAGGAAGCTGCAGAAGGTATCTGCATTGGATGAGAAGAGACGGGAGAAGCTTCCGCTTGAGCTGAAGCAGAAAGTTTCTTATGATATTTTGCAGAAGCTGCGTGATTTGGGAGAGAACACCAACACTACTGAACAACAAG AAGCTATATATTCCTGGCGCATTGAGAAGCTGAAAGATATCAGAAGTCCATCTGCTCAGAACTTGTCAAATTTAGTCCTCTCTAGTAAAGAATCAA GAATGTTAAAACAAGCCTCGGAGCACAACTGGGATATGCTAAGGGAGGACATTGGTCTTTGGGAACCTGTCAATGTATGGCATACTGAACATGATGACAAGCCTCAGAATGAGCCAGAAG AAGAAGAGATAATAGCAGGTCTGCCTTTGCCCCCTGAGTGTAATGCTGAACTACATTCTGATTATGGTGGTGCTGCCGTTAGATGGGGTTTAACACACCATAAAGAAAGTGCTGCTGATTGCTGTCAAGCTTGCCTAGATCAGGCCAAGAGAGCTAAACCTGGAGCATTAAGATGCAATATATGGGTTTATTGTTCATCAGAGTATGGATGCTACTCACCTGACAAATATGAACATAAGCATCAAGAGTGCTGA